The following are from one region of the Deltaproteobacteria bacterium genome:
- a CDS encoding LD-carboxypeptidase, with product MQLLADLGFDPVLAPGMDSRLEYLAGTDSNRLDGLMALWRDESVSAIMCARGGYGCMRLLDRIPYETIEHHPKTLIGFSDVTALLHALHQRTGLITFHGPMVTSLAGLDEPSIQAFVRMTTSPRMPDLLWPEVEVLKGGDSEGALTGGNLTMLCHLMGTPYEPEFDSAVLFIEDTGEVMYRIDRALTHLRLSGKFDRLRGLLIGHFGESAQEEHVWERVLELWGGDGFPIWGRAPIGHGSSNHILPIGLPAVLNSARCSITFPYD from the coding sequence TTGCAGCTCCTGGCGGATCTGGGCTTTGACCCGGTCCTGGCGCCTGGAATGGACAGCCGTCTCGAATACCTGGCGGGTACGGATTCGAATCGGCTGGACGGTCTGATGGCTTTGTGGAGAGATGAATCCGTATCGGCGATCATGTGCGCGCGCGGGGGCTATGGGTGTATGAGGCTCCTCGATCGCATCCCTTACGAGACCATCGAACACCATCCGAAAACCTTGATCGGCTTCAGCGACGTGACGGCCCTGCTGCACGCACTGCACCAACGAACGGGCCTGATTACGTTTCACGGCCCCATGGTGACCAGCCTGGCGGGCCTCGATGAACCCTCGATACAGGCGTTTGTTCGGATGACGACTTCCCCTCGAATGCCGGACCTGCTTTGGCCCGAAGTGGAGGTGCTGAAGGGCGGGGACTCGGAAGGCGCGCTGACCGGGGGGAATTTGACCATGCTGTGCCACCTGATGGGAACGCCCTACGAGCCGGAATTCGATTCGGCCGTGCTGTTTATCGAGGATACCGGTGAAGTCATGTACCGGATCGACCGCGCGCTGACGCATCTGCGGCTTTCCGGGAAGTTCGACCGGCTGCGCGGCCTGTTGATCGGCCACTTCGGGGAGAGCGCTCAGGAGGAGCACGTGTGGGAGAGGGTGCTCGAATTATGGGGCGGCGATGGTTTCCCCATTTGGGGCCGAGCGCCCATTGGACACGGCTCTTCCAATCACATCCTGCCCATCGGATTACCGGCTGTTCTGAATTCCGCCCGATGTTCCATCACGTTCCCATATGACTGA
- a CDS encoding type III pantothenate kinase: MNEKERLLVLDAGNTNTVFGVYEGEELIGSWRIRTEKDRTADEYSVLMDVLLRQGKIDPASIGGVIVSCVVPPMLNSLERFSLLYFGVTALIVEPGIKTKMPIRIDSPKEVGADRLVNALAAYERYKCSLIVVDFGTATTFDGVSAKGEYLGGSIAPGVMISCEALFQRASKLPRVEIFTRPKAALGKDTVSAMTSGIIYGFAGMVEGIVRRMKLEIQPTPKVVATGGLARILEKECDCIDETLEFLTLEGLRIIYERNR, encoded by the coding sequence ATGAACGAAAAGGAACGACTTCTGGTCCTGGACGCCGGAAACACCAACACGGTTTTCGGGGTGTACGAAGGCGAAGAATTGATCGGCAGTTGGCGTATCCGAACGGAAAAGGATCGAACGGCGGATGAATATTCCGTGTTGATGGACGTGCTCCTTCGCCAGGGCAAAATAGATCCCGCTTCCATCGGCGGTGTTATCGTCTCGTGCGTAGTGCCGCCGATGTTGAACAGTCTCGAGCGGTTCTCTCTTCTCTATTTCGGGGTCACAGCATTGATCGTCGAGCCCGGCATCAAGACCAAAATGCCGATTCGAATCGACAGCCCGAAGGAAGTGGGCGCGGATCGGCTGGTGAACGCCCTTGCGGCCTACGAACGATACAAATGCAGCCTGATCGTGGTGGATTTCGGAACAGCGACCACCTTTGACGGCGTTTCGGCGAAAGGGGAATACCTGGGCGGTTCCATTGCGCCGGGCGTCATGATCTCCTGCGAGGCGCTTTTTCAGCGAGCGTCCAAACTGCCGCGCGTCGAGATCTTCACACGCCCCAAAGCGGCCTTGGGTAAAGATACCGTGAGCGCGATGACGTCGGGCATCATCTACGGTTTCGCGGGCATGGTCGAGGGTATTGTGAGACGCATGAAGCTGGAAATACAGCCGACTCCCAAAGTCGTCGCCACGGGGGGCCTGGCGAGGATTCTGGAAAAAGAGTGTGACTGTATCGACGAAACCCTCGAGTTCCTGACCCTGGAGGGGCTTCGTATCATTTACGAACGGAACCGGTAA
- a CDS encoding serine hydrolase — protein MTEPSSMADRVPREVRTEITRLFEDAIGQHTFPGAVLHVAYAERVVFHEAFGHAKLYPEPEPMTRDAVFDLASLTKPLGAALATALLVDRGDLEWNGSLGELLDLPASTSSSMGRIQVRHLLEHTSGLPAFRAYYPRFRGREGLSNKERVREWILRESLAGPPGTRACYSDLGYMLLEGVIERIAGQELDGWLEQRLFRPLGLNDTGFRRNDRAADPPDRFVQTAYCAYRKRYLQGEVHDRNAFAMGGFSGHAGLFGSVRDVHVLLSLLYRCWSGEEGLALSPKRVRELFTGAGSVESNTFRMGFDTPSAQGSSAGTLFARNSVGHLGFTGTSFWMDLESGFSVILLTNRLLARPRNARIRGFRPRLHDLVWKSMRESGAFLQGPK, from the coding sequence ATGACTGAACCATCCTCCATGGCGGATCGGGTTCCTCGAGAGGTCCGAACCGAAATTACGAGGCTCTTCGAGGACGCCATCGGACAACACACGTTTCCGGGGGCCGTGCTGCACGTGGCCTATGCGGAGAGGGTTGTTTTTCACGAGGCGTTCGGTCACGCTAAACTGTATCCCGAGCCGGAGCCTATGACGCGCGACGCGGTATTCGACCTCGCGTCCCTGACGAAACCGCTGGGCGCCGCCCTGGCTACGGCCCTGCTCGTGGACCGGGGTGACCTGGAATGGAACGGGTCTCTTGGGGAACTGTTGGATCTTCCCGCTTCGACTTCGTCCTCCATGGGTCGAATTCAGGTGCGTCACCTGCTCGAACACACGTCCGGTCTTCCGGCCTTCCGGGCCTACTATCCGCGCTTTCGCGGCCGCGAGGGACTATCCAACAAGGAGCGGGTGCGTGAATGGATTCTGCGGGAATCGCTCGCCGGACCGCCGGGAACCCGGGCCTGCTACAGCGATTTGGGATACATGCTGCTCGAGGGGGTGATTGAACGGATCGCGGGACAGGAATTGGACGGATGGCTCGAACAGAGGCTGTTCCGGCCTTTAGGCCTGAATGACACGGGATTCAGGCGAAACGACCGGGCGGCGGATCCACCGGATCGATTCGTTCAAACCGCGTACTGCGCCTATCGGAAACGATACCTGCAGGGGGAAGTCCACGACCGGAACGCGTTCGCCATGGGAGGATTTTCCGGGCACGCGGGCCTGTTCGGGTCCGTCCGGGACGTGCATGTCTTGTTGAGCCTGCTATATCGATGCTGGTCGGGGGAAGAGGGGCTCGCGCTGAGCCCGAAGCGTGTCCGCGAGTTGTTTACGGGCGCCGGTTCGGTGGAATCGAACACCTTCCGAATGGGATTCGACACCCCGAGCGCCCAAGGCTCGAGCGCGGGAACCCTGTTTGCCAGAAACAGCGTGGGGCATTTGGGGTTTACGGGGACGTCCTTCTGGATGGACCTCGAGTCCGGTTTTTCCGTGATCCTGTTGACCAACCGC